Proteins encoded together in one Nitrospirota bacterium window:
- a CDS encoding N-6 DNA methylase translates to MSDIYSFREKLQTLISKFEKDKPHYLSKGYPEAQVRVDFINPFFKALGWDIENKAQKPPHERDVIVELSPETTGRPDYNFRINGATKFFVEAKAPSLALDDVKHILQAKIYAWSTKEVYFVILTDFEEFKLFDASLKPNPKFPNEGLIFDFKYTGYSENLEKLWELSKERVEQGSLEALSPKDTKSKRLRIPPDKSFLEDLTIWRAGLAKDIHKRNPEFDVKLLNDVVQRLLDRIIFIRIAEDRRIRPDRELWEIAAQWKEEGKRKSIMTHLTDLFHEINDDLNGDIFKPHACETTDVDSGLLAEIIENLYFPKSRYRFDAIGVELLGSIYERYLGSTIRVTPQMVKVEEKPEVRKAGGVYYTPKYIVDYIVKNTVGKLIEGKTPRQIEKIKILDPACGSGSFLLGAYQYLI, encoded by the coding sequence ATGTCTGATATTTATTCATTCAGAGAAAAACTTCAAACTTTAATATCAAAATTTGAGAAAGACAAGCCCCACTATCTTTCCAAAGGCTATCCCGAGGCGCAGGTCAGGGTTGATTTTATAAATCCTTTCTTCAAAGCGCTTGGGTGGGATATAGAAAATAAGGCACAGAAACCTCCTCATGAAAGAGACGTTATTGTTGAGCTTTCACCTGAAACAACAGGCAGACCGGATTATAATTTCCGCATAAACGGCGCCACCAAATTCTTTGTGGAGGCAAAAGCCCCCTCACTTGCGCTTGATGATGTAAAACACATCCTTCAGGCAAAAATCTATGCATGGTCTACCAAAGAAGTTTATTTTGTAATCCTTACAGATTTTGAAGAATTCAAACTATTTGACGCCTCTCTGAAGCCAAATCCGAAGTTTCCAAATGAAGGGCTTATTTTTGATTTTAAATACACTGGCTATTCTGAAAATCTTGAGAAACTGTGGGAGTTATCCAAAGAGAGAGTGGAGCAAGGCTCTCTTGAAGCCCTTTCTCCCAAAGACACCAAAAGCAAACGGCTCAGGATTCCGCCAGATAAATCATTTCTTGAAGACCTCACCATCTGGAGGGCAGGGCTTGCAAAAGACATTCATAAGAGGAATCCGGAGTTTGACGTAAAACTGCTGAATGATGTCGTTCAGAGACTTCTTGACCGGATTATCTTTATCCGCATTGCCGAAGACAGGAGGATCAGACCTGACAGAGAGTTATGGGAAATTGCGGCTCAGTGGAAAGAAGAAGGCAAACGAAAATCAATAATGACGCATCTGACAGACCTTTTTCATGAGATTAACGATGACTTAAACGGAGATATTTTTAAACCTCATGCCTGTGAAACGACAGATGTGGATTCTGGTCTCTTGGCTGAAATTATTGAAAACCTTTATTTCCCCAAAAGCCGTTACCGTTTTGACGCAATAGGCGTTGAGCTTCTTGGCAGTATCTATGAACGCTATCTTGGAAGCACGATTAGAGTAACGCCGCAGATGGTTAAAGTTGAGGAAAAGCCGGAAGTCAGAAAGGCAGGAGGCGTTTATTACACCCCAAAATATATCGTTGATTATATCGTTAAAAATACTGTTGGTAAATTAATTGAGGGAAAGACGCCGAGACAGATAGAAAAGATAAAAATCCTTGACCCTGCATGTGGGAGCGGTTCATTCCTGCTTGGCGCATATCAATACCTGATTG
- the murJ gene encoding murein biosynthesis integral membrane protein MurJ gives MDEKKKVTKAAGLMSIATLISRILGYIKDMILAVFFGAGGLSDTFFVAFRIPNLLRELFAEGSMSSAFIPVLTEHQTKQGAKEAEKLVRITFTFIFIFVGLICIMGIIFAPAIVAVIAPGFLKMSEKFSLTVLLTRLMFPFLLFISLAAFVMGALNTRRVFFIPAFAPALLNVVTIAVVLLLVQRLEQPIIAVAIGVVLGGFVQFAFQLPSFFKNGYSLKPDFSFRHPGLKKMSLLVLPATMGMAVAQINIFISTILASYLAEGSITYLYYSMRLIQFPIGIFGVAMGMAVLPTLSMHAAKGDFENLRSDFSFALRMLFFMTVPAMAGLIALREPIVNILFQRGRFEYAATIGTSEALLFYSLGIWAIVGVRIVTASFYSMQDTKTPVKIAAVALITNVVLSLLLLGPMKHSGLALANAMASTVNFALLFMALRKKLGRVDARNIMLSFAKISFASFVMGAAGWMMISGDMWRQGGRAAGKAGILAGVIVLCLAVYFLIMHLMKSEELKYLVKMYKERKSKA, from the coding sequence ATGGATGAAAAGAAAAAAGTAACAAAGGCTGCGGGCTTAATGTCTATAGCCACGCTTATCAGCCGGATACTCGGCTACATCAAGGATATGATTCTGGCTGTATTTTTCGGAGCCGGCGGTCTTTCGGATACGTTCTTTGTTGCATTCAGAATACCGAACCTCCTCAGGGAACTTTTTGCCGAAGGCTCTATGTCCTCTGCCTTTATCCCCGTGCTTACAGAACATCAGACAAAACAGGGGGCCAAGGAGGCGGAAAAACTCGTAAGGATTACCTTCACATTTATTTTTATCTTCGTCGGTTTAATCTGTATTATGGGAATTATCTTTGCCCCTGCCATAGTTGCGGTCATTGCCCCGGGGTTTTTAAAAATGTCGGAGAAATTTTCACTGACAGTGCTTCTTACGCGGCTGATGTTTCCATTTTTATTATTCATCAGCCTTGCCGCATTTGTCATGGGCGCATTAAACACAAGACGCGTCTTTTTCATTCCTGCGTTTGCGCCTGCCTTGCTCAATGTGGTGACAATCGCAGTAGTGCTTCTGCTTGTACAGCGGCTTGAACAGCCTATTATCGCAGTTGCTATCGGCGTGGTATTGGGCGGCTTTGTGCAATTTGCGTTTCAATTGCCGTCATTTTTTAAAAACGGCTACAGCCTTAAGCCGGATTTCAGCTTCAGACATCCCGGACTTAAAAAAATGTCCCTGCTGGTTCTGCCTGCAACAATGGGCATGGCTGTTGCGCAGATAAATATTTTCATAAGCACCATCTTAGCCTCATATCTTGCCGAGGGAAGCATCACGTATCTTTATTATTCCATGCGTCTGATACAGTTTCCGATAGGCATATTCGGCGTTGCAATGGGCATGGCAGTGCTTCCGACCCTTTCCATGCATGCCGCCAAAGGCGACTTTGAAAATCTGAGAAGCGATTTTTCATTTGCCCTTAGGATGCTCTTTTTCATGACCGTGCCTGCAATGGCCGGACTGATTGCATTGAGAGAGCCGATAGTGAACATACTTTTTCAGAGGGGCAGATTTGAATATGCCGCAACCATCGGGACCTCAGAGGCCCTGCTTTTTTATTCCCTCGGGATATGGGCGATAGTGGGCGTGAGGATTGTTACTGCAAGTTTTTATTCCATGCAGGATACAAAGACCCCTGTGAAGATAGCCGCCGTTGCCCTGATAACAAATGTCGTTCTGAGCCTGCTTCTTTTGGGTCCGATGAAGCACAGCGGGCTGGCGCTTGCAAACGCCATGGCGTCAACGGTGAATTTTGCACTGCTTTTTATGGCATTAAGAAAGAAATTAGGAAGGGTTGACGCAAGGAACATCATGCTGTCTTTTGCAAAAATCTCTTTTGCGTCTTTTGTCATGGGAGCCGCAGGCTGGATGATGATAAGCGGAGACATGTGGAGGCAAGGCGGCAGGGCGGCTGGAAAGGCCGGCATTTTAGCGGGCGTGATTGTGCTCTGCCTTGCAGTATACTTTTTGATAATGCACCTGATGAAAAGCGAAGAGCTGAAATATCTTGTGAAAATGTATAAGGAGAGAAAAAGTAAAGCTTAG
- a CDS encoding DUF4416 family protein, with the protein MNKTESVPQPVKLFVGMISPEICMFDTLRRKLVELYGNIDLESPVMEWGYTDHYSKEMGGDLKRKFIFFEKLISPETIAEIKLKTSELERQYLKENNPPIPPLPKGGEGGFKGGRRINLDPGYLDSARVVLVSTKDYSHRVYLGKGIYGETTLIYSGKNYQTLPYTYPDFRTQEYFAIFKMAREKYKTAVKEQK; encoded by the coding sequence ATGAATAAAACAGAATCTGTTCCTCAGCCTGTGAAGCTTTTTGTAGGCATGATTTCTCCGGAGATTTGCATGTTTGACACGCTCAGGAGAAAGCTCGTAGAACTCTATGGCAATATAGACCTTGAAAGCCCTGTCATGGAATGGGGATATACTGATCATTATTCAAAAGAAATGGGCGGCGATTTAAAAAGAAAATTTATCTTCTTTGAGAAGCTGATATCCCCTGAAACCATAGCGGAAATAAAATTAAAGACAAGTGAGCTTGAAAGACAGTACCTCAAAGAAAATAATCCCCCCATCCCCCCTTTGCCAAAGGGGGGTGAGGGGGGATTTAAGGGCGGCAGGAGGATAAACCTGGACCCCGGCTATCTTGACTCCGCAAGAGTCGTGCTGGTATCCACAAAGGATTATTCCCACAGGGTCTATCTCGGCAAAGGCATCTACGGTGAGACAACGCTGATTTATTCAGGCAAAAACTATCAGACACTGCCCTATACCTATCCTGATTTCAGGACACAGGAGTATTTTGCGATTTTTAAAATGGCGCGGGAAAAATACAAGACAGCAGTCAAAGAACAAAAATAA
- a CDS encoding putative sulfate exporter family transporter: MGEEKKKIGLANLWKNEDWVAVWLGFLIIVLILAFYNWKVFDLTKINANFKWTTDGQIASRTSKWINTIDPLIKDAEEKQELGTVARLQALKDALNQRDRSAILKAAGKVENIGGIPGELGKEISDRSKAEPAKAFKWANLFIVIKIGIAFLALSVIGIILLGRSVGKYIVGFPIVFIFAWLSRFLAGNALPTDWGIEYVIFALIIGLAISNTVGIPAWLREAVQTEYYIKTGLVILGAGLLFFEIIQAGALGIIQALFVVVVVWYSCFWLCRKLKVDDDFGAMLSTAVSICGVSAAIAACGAIEGDKKKLSYVTSLVLIVAVPMMVLMPWAVKAFGIPDIVGGAWLGGTLDTSGSVVAAGALISEPAMKTGVIVKFSQNALIGVAAFILSVWWTFKKGAATGERPTARIIWERFPKFVLGFLIASIVFSFLLNLDTVNDTKKALSELRTWWFALAFVSIGLETRFLDMAKMEGGRPALAFILAQSFNVVWTLILAYLLFGGVIFAVPDIR; this comes from the coding sequence ATGGGGGAAGAAAAAAAGAAGATAGGGTTGGCAAATTTATGGAAAAATGAAGATTGGGTAGCAGTATGGCTTGGATTCCTCATAATTGTATTAATTCTCGCCTTTTATAACTGGAAGGTATTTGACCTCACCAAAATCAATGCAAATTTCAAATGGACTACTGACGGTCAGATTGCATCCCGCACTTCAAAATGGATTAATACCATAGACCCGCTTATAAAAGATGCAGAGGAAAAGCAGGAACTTGGTACTGTTGCAAGGTTACAGGCGCTTAAGGATGCATTGAATCAAAGAGACCGTTCAGCCATTTTGAAGGCAGCGGGAAAGGTTGAAAACATAGGAGGAATTCCCGGGGAACTGGGCAAGGAAATCTCTGACCGTTCAAAGGCTGAGCCGGCAAAAGCTTTCAAATGGGCTAATTTATTCATAGTAATTAAAATCGGAATAGCTTTTCTTGCCCTCTCAGTAATCGGGATAATACTACTTGGACGCTCTGTCGGCAAATATATCGTCGGTTTTCCCATTGTTTTTATCTTTGCATGGCTTTCACGATTCCTTGCAGGCAATGCATTGCCGACCGACTGGGGAATTGAATATGTCATTTTCGCATTAATTATCGGTCTTGCCATCAGCAACACCGTCGGTATTCCAGCATGGCTGAGAGAGGCAGTGCAAACAGAATACTATATCAAGACAGGGCTCGTCATCCTTGGCGCAGGATTGCTCTTCTTTGAAATAATCCAGGCAGGTGCGCTCGGCATCATACAGGCGCTTTTTGTTGTAGTTGTCGTCTGGTACAGTTGTTTCTGGCTCTGCAGAAAACTCAAGGTTGATGATGACTTTGGCGCAATGCTTTCCACTGCTGTTTCAATCTGCGGAGTCTCTGCAGCCATTGCGGCCTGCGGCGCAATAGAGGGCGACAAAAAGAAGCTCTCCTATGTCACCTCGCTTGTTCTCATAGTGGCAGTTCCAATGATGGTTCTTATGCCGTGGGCTGTTAAGGCATTTGGGATTCCTGACATTGTAGGCGGTGCATGGCTCGGCGGAACACTTGACACAAGCGGCTCTGTTGTAGCGGCAGGAGCGCTTATAAGCGAGCCGGCAATGAAGACCGGCGTCATAGTAAAGTTCTCACAAAATGCCCTAATAGGCGTTGCCGCATTTATCCTGTCTGTCTGGTGGACATTCAAAAAAGGTGCGGCAACAGGCGAAAGACCCACAGCGCGTATTATATGGGAAAGGTTTCCAAAATTTGTACTGGGATTTCTTATTGCATCAATTGTATTTTCTTTTCTTCTGAATCTTGATACGGTCAACGACACAAAAAAGGCGCTAAGTGAATTGAGAACATGGTGGTTTGCGCTTGCATTTGTCTCTATCGGGCTGGAGACGCGATTCCTTGATATGGCAAAGATGGAAGGCGGTCGCCCTGCGCTGGCGTTTATACTCGCACAGTCATTTAATGTTGTCTGGACGCTGATACTGGCTTATCTCCTTTTTGGCGGCGTCATCTTTGCAGTGCCTGATATACGGTAA
- a CDS encoding TerC family protein has translation MLDLGSIGKISFDINFIYGFLSIIVIDLILAGDNAIVIAMAVRSLPPQRRKKGIILGAGAAVLLRIILTFFVAQLLQINYLKLAGGVLILWIAVKLFMEGVPEDSSRKEAKTLMQAMKLIVVADITMSTDNMLAVAGASHGNLFLLLFGLSLSIPFVVFTSNLLSMLMDKYPIIIYFGAAILGTVGGEMMITDPVIVNWLNPGKALIYSAETFFALGVIAAGKLWMKWNISKEEQKEQIHENT, from the coding sequence ATTTTGGATTTAGGTTCAATTGGTAAAATAAGTTTTGATATAAACTTCATCTATGGTTTTTTAAGTATTATAGTAATTGACCTTATCCTTGCCGGCGACAATGCCATAGTTATTGCAATGGCAGTAAGGTCTCTTCCGCCACAGCGGAGGAAAAAGGGGATTATCTTAGGGGCAGGCGCGGCCGTTTTACTCAGAATAATACTGACTTTTTTTGTTGCTCAACTCCTCCAGATAAATTATTTGAAACTTGCAGGCGGCGTGTTGATTTTGTGGATAGCTGTAAAGCTTTTTATGGAAGGAGTGCCTGAAGATAGCTCAAGGAAAGAGGCTAAAACACTGATGCAGGCAATGAAGCTAATAGTTGTTGCCGATATTACAATGTCCACTGACAATATGCTTGCAGTAGCCGGAGCTTCGCATGGCAATTTGTTCCTCCTTCTCTTCGGACTTAGTCTAAGCATTCCTTTTGTTGTCTTTACAAGTAATTTGCTTTCCATGCTAATGGACAAATACCCGATTATTATTTATTTTGGGGCAGCTATACTCGGGACGGTCGGGGGAGAGATGATGATTACAGACCCTGTTATTGTGAATTGGCTGAATCCGGGCAAGGCACTAATCTACTCTGCAGAGACTTTTTTTGCACTCGGCGTTATTGCCGCAGGAAAGCTGTGGATGAAATGGAATATTTCTAAAGAGGAGCAGAAAGAACAAATTCATGAAAATACATAA
- a CDS encoding cytidylate kinase-like family protein, whose product MAILTVSREFGSGGREIAQAAAALLNYESIDKQRIFSDLKTSGNEWGKWGEYLDEHLPTIWEKYDWSFKGFSALIQSRIFNYALKDKIVIIGRGGNFLLKDIPAALRIRIVAPVGMRIERVMMRESVDRDTAQWLIKKTDNERACFIHSIYGKKWDDPTEYDKVFDAGMQKEDEIINIIRTIVREKEASAAGFEILRMRAEAAKIKAGLFINPKFFIPTLDVFYDGKVIVLRGVVHGPGEHKAVEEEAKKLAKDLPVRCELHYRG is encoded by the coding sequence ATGGCTATACTAACCGTATCAAGAGAATTTGGAAGCGGCGGAAGGGAAATTGCCCAAGCCGCAGCTGCGCTTTTAAATTATGAATCTATTGACAAACAAAGGATTTTTTCCGACTTAAAGACTTCAGGCAATGAGTGGGGAAAATGGGGGGAGTATCTTGACGAGCACCTCCCTACCATATGGGAAAAATATGACTGGTCTTTTAAGGGATTTTCTGCGCTTATCCAGAGCCGCATTTTTAATTATGCCCTTAAAGATAAAATTGTGATTATCGGAAGAGGTGGAAATTTTTTGCTCAAAGACATTCCTGCTGCACTTAGAATCCGCATAGTTGCTCCTGTCGGCATGAGGATTGAAAGGGTTATGATGCGTGAGTCAGTTGACAGGGATACGGCACAGTGGCTTATAAAAAAAACGGATAATGAAAGAGCCTGTTTTATACACTCTATCTACGGCAAGAAATGGGATGATCCTACAGAATATGATAAGGTGTTTGACGCCGGCATGCAGAAAGAAGATGAAATAATAAATATCATCAGGACTATAGTGCGGGAGAAAGAAGCATCTGCAGCGGGATTTGAAATTCTCAGGATGCGGGCAGAGGCTGCAAAGATAAAGGCAGGGCTGTTTATTAATCCAAAATTCTTTATCCCGACATTAGATGTTTTTTATGATGGAAAAGTCATTGTCCTGCGCGGAGTCGTACATGGTCCGGGAGAACATAAAGCCGTAGAAGAAGAAGCAAAAAAGCTTGCTAAAGATTTGCCTGTCCGGTGCGAGCTTCATTACAGGGGATAA
- a CDS encoding radical SAM protein, producing MNKDICQQVFKGKRKPFSAWQIELTTRCPLKCRMCIRTGLGDWHGADMGIDDFKRLGLYFKDVEFVVLSGWGEPLLYKNLLDSIRLVKEGGAQAGFVTSGKGLNREYISEIINAGADFIGFSLAGATPDTHNYIRVNSDFKDLLNNIQAFNGIKKDRKLKSPNLHIVYLMLKDNISEVPLLIKLAKEIGINTVILTNIIHVTNEWQENQRVFICNENKSQGLKFLKEVEKKAKELKINLRMPSLSPVQVSVCSENPLSNLYISVDGNVSPCVYLYPPVSAPFKRIYCGFEHHLETLSFGNIFKESFHAVWETRKYSEFRDCFTERKRNFEKIFFYFKDGENIKRQTAELLSDAPEQCRICHKMLGV from the coding sequence ATGAATAAAGATATTTGCCAACAAGTCTTTAAAGGCAAAAGAAAGCCATTTTCAGCATGGCAGATTGAGCTTACAACACGATGCCCTCTCAAATGCAGGATGTGCATAAGGACAGGACTTGGAGACTGGCACGGAGCTGATATGGGCATTGATGATTTCAAAAGGCTTGGGCTCTATTTTAAAGATGTAGAGTTTGTGGTTCTTTCAGGATGGGGTGAACCGTTGCTCTATAAAAACCTCCTTGACTCTATAAGACTGGTAAAAGAAGGCGGGGCTCAGGCAGGATTTGTAACAAGCGGAAAGGGGCTGAATAGGGAATATATCTCTGAAATTATTAATGCAGGCGCTGATTTTATCGGCTTTTCCCTGGCTGGCGCAACACCGGATACTCATAATTACATAAGAGTAAATTCAGATTTTAAAGACCTTCTTAACAATATTCAGGCTTTTAACGGGATTAAGAAAGATAGAAAGCTCAAGAGCCCGAATTTACATATTGTCTATCTTATGCTGAAGGATAATATATCAGAGGTTCCTTTATTGATTAAACTTGCAAAAGAAATCGGCATCAATACAGTAATTCTAACAAACATAATTCATGTGACGAATGAATGGCAGGAAAACCAGAGGGTGTTTATATGTAATGAAAATAAGAGTCAAGGGCTCAAATTCCTGAAAGAGGTGGAAAAAAAGGCTAAGGAGTTAAAAATAAATCTCAGAATGCCGTCTTTGTCGCCTGTTCAAGTATCTGTATGCAGCGAAAACCCTCTAAGCAATCTCTATATTTCAGTAGATGGCAATGTTTCTCCCTGTGTGTATCTATATCCGCCGGTCTCAGCGCCATTTAAAAGGATATACTGCGGCTTTGAACACCACCTTGAAACATTAAGCTTTGGCAATATTTTCAAGGAATCTTTTCATGCAGTATGGGAGACCAGGAAATATTCTGAATTCAGAGATTGCTTTACAGAAAGAAAAAGAAATTTTGAGAAGATATTTTTCTATTTTAAAGACGGCGAAAATATAAAAAGGCAGACGGCAGAATTATTGTCCGATGCTCCTGAGCAGTGCAGGATATGTCATAAAATGCTCGGCGTGTAG
- a CDS encoding epoxyqueuosine reductase: MKDELKNLALSEGISAFGVGHIEDLRQHFDALSPEQTEGLSYGISLAVQVSDSVLKGVITGPTRHYLHHYKMLNLLLDQTALKLTLSIQQMGYRALPIPASQIVDWEKQTAHLSHKMIALRAGIGWIGRNNLLVHTEFGSKIRLATILTDMPLNPPSPTFEKIPPLPPFEKGGLGGIYKEFPDAQNCGNCRKCIEVCPVSAIKETHKDWNKKACLEKLKYFASAHSVGQYICGLCVKVCRP; the protein is encoded by the coding sequence TTGAAGGATGAATTAAAAAACCTTGCCCTCTCAGAGGGCATATCTGCCTTTGGCGTTGGGCATATAGAGGATTTAAGGCAGCACTTTGACGCCCTGTCCCCTGAGCAGACAGAGGGATTATCTTACGGCATCTCGCTTGCAGTTCAGGTCTCTGATTCTGTGCTTAAAGGCGTCATAACCGGTCCCACGCGCCACTATCTCCATCATTATAAAATGCTAAACCTTTTGCTTGACCAGACTGCGCTGAAACTTACGCTTTCAATTCAGCAAATGGGATACAGGGCGCTTCCAATTCCTGCAAGCCAGATTGTTGACTGGGAAAAGCAGACAGCCCATCTTTCCCATAAGATGATAGCGTTAAGGGCAGGCATCGGCTGGATTGGAAGAAATAATCTACTGGTGCATACTGAATTCGGCTCAAAAATAAGGCTTGCAACAATCCTTACAGATATGCCGCTCAATCCCCCCTCACCAACCTTTGAAAAAATCCCCCCATTGCCCCCCTTTGAAAAAGGGGGGTTGGGGGGGATTTACAAGGAATTCCCTGACGCACAAAACTGTGGCAATTGCAGGAAATGCATAGAGGTATGCCCGGTATCTGCAATTAAAGAAACGCATAAAGACTGGAATAAAAAAGCCTGTCTTGAAAAACTAAAATATTTTGCCAGTGCGCACAGCGTAGGCCAGTACATCTGCGGTTTGTGTGTGAAAGTCTGCCGGCCGTAA
- a CDS encoding TlpA family protein disulfide reductase — protein sequence MKYKGIILIVLIILGFLVIRFLPGDISQNIEIASVGSPAPDFELQDLNGKTWKLSGLRGKVVFVNFWASWCPSCNTETPYKEILNKTMQGRPFQMLGMLYRDDPKDAMAYVQKNGLTFPSLMTSEDMVARHYGITGIPETFIIDKNGIVREKIVGPRQWDLPESISLIEKWL from the coding sequence ATGAAATACAAAGGAATCATTCTTATTGTTTTGATAATTCTCGGATTTTTAGTCATTAGATTTCTACCGGGCGATATATCCCAAAATATAGAGATTGCATCCGTGGGCTCGCCTGCCCCTGATTTTGAACTGCAAGACCTGAACGGCAAGACATGGAAACTCTCCGGTCTTAGGGGCAAGGTAGTATTTGTAAACTTCTGGGCTTCATGGTGTCCGTCATGCAATACTGAGACGCCGTACAAGGAAATCCTCAATAAAACAATGCAGGGCAGGCCGTTTCAGATGTTAGGAATGCTTTACAGAGACGACCCAAAAGATGCTATGGCATATGTACAAAAGAACGGACTTACGTTTCCATCCCTCATGACCTCTGAGGATATGGTTGCAAGGCATTACGGCATTACCGGCATCCCTGAGACTTTCATAATAGACAAAAACGGCATAGTCAGGGAAAAGATAGTCGGTCCAAGACAATGGGACTTGCCCGAGTCTATTTCATTGATTGAGAAGTGGCTTTAA
- a CDS encoding 2-C-methyl-D-erythritol 2,4-cyclodiphosphate synthase has product MRIGIGYDSHRLVKGRKLILGGVEIPFNKGLSGHSDADVLCHAVIDAIIGALGIGDIGLHFPDTDKKWKDASSVKLLSIAVKLAKSKGFKVSWLDTIVMIEKPRLAPFIDKMKTAISKSGIPSRLINIKAKTNEGMGFVGKGEGIAAQAVCLLKSKHDS; this is encoded by the coding sequence ATGAGAATAGGCATTGGTTATGACAGTCACAGGCTTGTTAAGGGGAGAAAACTTATCCTTGGAGGGGTAGAGATACCCTTTAACAAGGGTTTATCCGGACATTCTGACGCTGATGTGCTTTGCCACGCAGTAATTGATGCGATAATCGGAGCGCTCGGCATTGGAGACATAGGCCTGCACTTCCCTGACACTGATAAAAAATGGAAGGATGCATCAAGCGTAAAACTGCTTTCAATTGCCGTAAAACTTGCAAAGAGCAAGGGTTTTAAAGTGTCATGGCTGGATACAATTGTTATGATAGAGAAACCAAGGCTTGCGCCTTTCATTGATAAAATGAAAACGGCAATTTCAAAAAGCGGCATCCCTTCCCGCCTGATAAACATTAAGGCAAAGACAAATGAAGGCATGGGATTTGTCGGGAAGGGCGAGGGAATAGCGGCGCAGGCAGTGTGTTTATTAAAATCGAAGCATGATTCATGA